The Halogeometricum rufum genome has a segment encoding these proteins:
- a CDS encoding tubulin/FtsZ family protein, with translation MKLAMIGFGQAGGKIVDKFVEYDQRHGSGIVRAAVAVNSAKADLMGLEHIPQDQRVLIGQSRVKGHGVGADNELGAEIAEEDIDEVQGAIDSIPVHEVDAFLVVSGLGGGTGSGGAPVLAKHLKRIYTEPVYGLGVLPGGDEGGIYTLNAARSFQTFVREVDNLMVFDNDAWRKTGESVQGGYDEINEEIVTRFGVLFGAGEVEHGGEVAESVVDSSEIINTLAGGGVSTVGYASETVEEKNSSGGLLSRITGGDGDEQIDTAHTTNRITSLVRKAALGRLTLPCEIEGTERALLVLAGPPEHLNRKGIERGRKWIEEQTGSMEVRGGDYPIRNSGKVASVILLSGVTNVPRIKELQQVAIEAQENIDEIRQESDENLENLVNDDEDELESLF, from the coding sequence ATGAAACTCGCAATGATCGGATTCGGGCAAGCCGGGGGAAAGATAGTCGACAAATTCGTCGAGTACGACCAGCGACACGGTTCGGGTATCGTCCGGGCCGCCGTCGCAGTCAACTCCGCGAAGGCCGACCTGATGGGCCTAGAGCACATCCCGCAGGACCAACGGGTCCTCATCGGGCAGTCGCGTGTGAAGGGTCACGGGGTCGGTGCCGACAACGAACTCGGCGCTGAAATCGCCGAGGAGGACATCGACGAGGTGCAGGGTGCCATCGACAGCATCCCCGTCCACGAGGTGGACGCGTTCCTCGTCGTCTCCGGACTCGGCGGCGGCACCGGCAGCGGTGGCGCGCCCGTATTAGCGAAACACTTGAAACGAATCTACACAGAGCCAGTCTACGGACTCGGCGTCCTGCCGGGCGGTGACGAGGGCGGTATCTACACCCTCAACGCCGCGCGGTCGTTCCAGACGTTCGTCCGCGAGGTTGACAACCTCATGGTGTTCGACAACGACGCCTGGCGCAAGACCGGTGAGTCCGTCCAGGGGGGGTACGACGAGATAAACGAGGAGATAGTCACTCGCTTCGGCGTCCTGTTCGGCGCGGGCGAAGTCGAACACGGCGGCGAAGTCGCAGAGAGCGTCGTCGACTCCTCGGAGATAATCAACACGCTCGCCGGCGGCGGCGTCTCCACCGTCGGGTACGCCTCCGAGACGGTCGAGGAGAAGAACTCCAGCGGCGGACTCCTCTCCCGCATCACCGGCGGCGACGGCGACGAGCAGATAGACACCGCCCACACGACCAACCGCATCACGTCGCTGGTCCGGAAGGCCGCACTCGGCCGCCTCACGCTCCCGTGCGAGATAGAGGGCACCGAGCGCGCGTTGCTCGTCCTCGCCGGTCCGCCGGAGCATCTCAACCGGAAAGGAATAGAGCGCGGCCGGAAGTGGATCGAGGAGCAGACCGGCAGCATGGAGGTCCGCGGCGGCGACTACCCCATCCGCAACTCGGGGAAAGTCGCGTCGGTCATCCTGCTCTCGGGCGTCACCAACGTGCCCCGCATCAAGGAGTTGCAGCAGGTGGCCATCGAAGCGCAGGAGAACATCGACGAGATTCGGCAGGAGAGCGACGAGAACTTGGAAAATCTGGTCAACGATGACGAAGACGAGTTGGAATCGCTTTTCTAA
- the cofC gene encoding 2-phospho-L-lactate guanylyltransferase has product MHVVVPYTTREPKSRLAGVLAPDERRAFARAMRDDVVAAVRAAGETPTVLTTEPLDDGVDAPVVVDDRPLTPAVNAILAEEAESAVGVVMADLPLATPDALARLFESDGDVVVAPGRGGGTNALVVRDPAFRVDYHGASYRDHRRIAADAGLSVAVVDSMRLATDVDEPADLAEVLLHGEGAARAWLTDAGFELAVADGRVGVARE; this is encoded by the coding sequence ATGCACGTCGTCGTCCCGTACACCACGCGCGAGCCGAAGAGTCGCCTCGCCGGCGTCCTCGCTCCCGACGAACGCCGCGCGTTCGCCCGCGCGATGCGCGACGACGTCGTCGCCGCCGTCCGCGCGGCGGGCGAGACGCCGACGGTCCTGACCACGGAACCGCTCGACGACGGCGTGGACGCCCCCGTCGTCGTCGACGACAGGCCGCTGACGCCCGCGGTGAACGCGATACTCGCCGAGGAGGCGGAGTCGGCGGTGGGCGTCGTCATGGCTGACCTGCCGCTCGCGACGCCGGACGCGCTCGCGCGACTGTTCGAGAGCGACGGCGACGTCGTCGTGGCACCGGGGCGCGGCGGCGGGACGAACGCGCTCGTCGTCCGCGACCCGGCGTTCCGCGTGGACTACCACGGCGCCTCCTACCGGGACCACCGGCGAATCGCGGCCGACGCCGGACTGTCCGTCGCCGTCGTCGATTCGATGCGGTTGGCGACGGACGTGGACGAACCCGCGGACCTCGCGGAGGTCCTCCTCCACGGCGAGGGGGCCGCGCGGGCGTGGCTGACGGACGCCGGCTTCGAACTCGCCGTCGCGGACGGCCGCGTCGGCGTCGCGCGCGAGTGA
- the cofG gene encoding 7,8-didemethyl-8-hydroxy-5-deazariboflavin synthase subunit CofG, giving the protein MFPAADEYDVHIEPDDDAVERLLAVSPDDVDPASELTFSRNVFLPLTTACRYTCTYCTYYDVPGEATLLSPEEVRETLRVGADAGCTEALFTFGDEPDDRYTAIHDQLAEWGYDDVLAYLRDCCEMAMEEGLLAHSNPGDLTEAEFERLAPVNASMGVMLETTADVAAHSGGRRKTPGQRLNTVRAAGEVGVPFTTGILVGIGETWRDRAESLLAIRELHERHDHVQEVIVQNVVPNERSSFERPSVATMRRVVAMARAALPEEVSVQVPPNLSPTRDLLDCGVDDLGGVSPVTDDYVNPDYEWPALRELRDVADAGGVPLHERLPVYERYLPERHRRPEFDGRPATGTWLSDRVRAAIDADDVHGERYRGVARRDGPLAVGSAD; this is encoded by the coding sequence GTGTTCCCTGCGGCCGACGAGTACGACGTACACATCGAACCGGACGACGACGCCGTCGAGCGACTGCTGGCCGTCTCGCCCGACGACGTCGACCCGGCGTCGGAACTCACCTTCTCCCGGAACGTCTTCCTCCCGTTGACCACCGCCTGCCGGTACACCTGCACCTACTGCACCTACTACGACGTGCCGGGCGAGGCGACGCTGCTGTCGCCCGAGGAGGTGCGCGAGACGCTCCGAGTCGGCGCCGACGCCGGCTGCACGGAGGCGCTATTCACGTTCGGCGACGAACCGGACGACCGCTACACGGCGATACACGACCAGTTGGCCGAGTGGGGGTACGACGACGTCTTGGCGTACCTGCGCGACTGCTGCGAGATGGCGATGGAGGAGGGACTGCTCGCGCACTCGAACCCGGGCGACCTCACCGAAGCCGAGTTCGAGCGCCTCGCCCCGGTCAACGCGTCGATGGGCGTCATGCTGGAGACGACGGCGGACGTGGCGGCGCACTCGGGCGGCCGGCGGAAGACGCCGGGACAGCGACTCAACACGGTCCGCGCCGCGGGCGAGGTGGGCGTCCCCTTCACCACCGGCATCCTCGTCGGCATCGGCGAGACGTGGCGCGACCGCGCCGAGAGCCTGTTGGCCATCCGCGAACTGCACGAACGCCACGACCACGTTCAGGAGGTCATCGTCCAGAACGTCGTCCCGAACGAGCGGTCGAGCTTCGAGCGGCCGTCGGTGGCGACGATGCGCCGCGTCGTCGCCATGGCCCGCGCCGCCCTCCCCGAGGAAGTGTCGGTGCAGGTGCCGCCGAACCTCTCGCCGACGCGCGACCTCCTCGACTGCGGCGTCGACGACCTAGGGGGCGTCTCGCCCGTCACCGACGACTACGTCAACCCCGACTACGAGTGGCCCGCGCTGCGGGAACTCCGCGACGTCGCCGACGCGGGCGGGGTCCCCCTGCACGAACGCCTGCCGGTGTACGAGCGCTACCTCCCCGAGCGTCACCGCCGCCCCGAGTTCGACGGCCGGCCGGCGACCGGAACGTGGCTCTCCGACCGCGTCCGCGCGGCGATAGACGCCGACGACGTCCACGGCGAACGCTACCGCGGCGTCGCCAGACGCGACGGCCCCCTCGCCGTCGGCTCTGCGGACTGA
- a CDS encoding class I SAM-dependent methyltransferase, translating to MFENTRQPDWDWWETLWPEPKAVLRRVGIDAGQSVADVGSGNGYFTLPLSEVVGDEPVYAVDIDEALLDELSTRADARDCANVRCLHGDARNLPDVLPEPVDVVLVANTFHGVERQAEFARLARESLRPGGRFVVVNWHDLPRAETTVDGEPRGPPEDLRMSVAETREVFSAAFDDRETVDLPPYHYAVVGRNESTGDVTA from the coding sequence GTGTTCGAGAACACGCGACAGCCCGACTGGGACTGGTGGGAGACGCTCTGGCCGGAACCGAAGGCCGTCCTCCGGCGCGTCGGCATCGACGCCGGTCAGTCCGTCGCGGACGTCGGGTCGGGGAACGGCTACTTCACGCTCCCGCTCTCGGAGGTGGTCGGCGACGAACCGGTGTACGCCGTGGACATCGACGAAGCGTTGCTCGATGAACTCTCGACGCGGGCCGACGCCCGGGACTGCGCCAACGTCCGCTGTCTCCACGGCGACGCCCGGAACCTCCCGGACGTCCTGCCGGAACCCGTCGACGTGGTACTGGTCGCCAACACGTTCCACGGCGTCGAACGGCAGGCCGAGTTCGCGCGACTGGCGCGGGAGTCGCTCCGCCCGGGCGGGCGGTTCGTCGTCGTGAACTGGCACGACCTGCCGCGCGCCGAGACGACCGTCGACGGCGAACCGCGCGGCCCGCCCGAGGACCTCCGGATGTCCGTCGCGGAGACGCGCGAGGTGTTCTCGGCGGCGTTCGACGACAGGGAGACGGTCGACCTGCCGCCGTACCACTACGCCGTCGTCGGGCGGAACGAGTCGACCGGCGACGTCACCGCCTGA
- the cofH gene encoding 7,8-didemethyl-8-hydroxy-5-deazariboflavin synthase subunit CofH produces the protein MTDASASGGADLDFEHVPDTDQSFENALAKARAGDRLTVADGVELMTTGTDREGIDPVRKEQVLEAADRRRAEMVGDDVTFVANLNNNVTTACNTGCLFCNFKNTAHQFESDHEGDHTGFTKTPAESRAVVEDALDTGIYEVTSVSGLHPAFVLNEEHREILDSYDDPYAEVDYKPPAAYDTDPGAYVEQMRAMSVGGAHLHSMTPEEAYHARRGTDWSYEAVYRELKAAGLASVPGTAAEILVPEVRDVICPGKIGTDEWVEGMEGAMAAGLDATATIMYGHVENEAHRVMHLKVIRDLQDRTGGITEFVPLSFVHRNTPLYERGLVTEGASDAEDELMVAVARLFLDNVDNVQSSWVKFGDAKSLKLLNCGANDFMGTILSEEITKRAGGDYGEFRSFDDYVEMVSAIGRPPVERSTDYRQRRRLDPDDGPHGPMLGPRADGTPMVARPEDDGGEPAPADD, from the coding sequence ATGACCGACGCGTCGGCTTCGGGCGGGGCGGACCTCGACTTCGAACACGTCCCCGACACCGACCAGTCGTTCGAGAACGCGCTTGCGAAGGCGCGCGCCGGTGACAGACTCACCGTCGCCGACGGCGTCGAACTGATGACGACGGGGACGGACCGCGAGGGCATCGACCCGGTGCGGAAAGAGCAGGTGCTGGAGGCCGCCGACCGCCGCCGCGCGGAGATGGTCGGCGACGACGTGACGTTCGTCGCGAACCTGAACAACAACGTCACGACGGCCTGCAACACCGGCTGTCTGTTCTGCAACTTCAAGAACACGGCCCACCAGTTCGAGTCCGACCACGAGGGCGACCACACCGGGTTCACGAAGACGCCCGCCGAGTCCCGCGCCGTCGTCGAGGACGCCCTCGACACCGGCATCTACGAGGTCACCTCCGTCTCCGGCCTCCACCCCGCGTTCGTCCTGAACGAGGAGCACCGCGAGATTCTCGACTCGTACGACGACCCGTACGCCGAAGTCGACTACAAACCGCCCGCGGCGTACGACACGGACCCCGGCGCGTACGTCGAGCAGATGCGCGCGATGTCCGTCGGCGGGGCGCACCTCCACTCGATGACGCCCGAGGAGGCGTACCACGCCCGCCGCGGGACGGACTGGTCCTACGAGGCGGTGTACCGCGAACTGAAGGCCGCCGGCCTCGCCTCCGTGCCCGGCACCGCCGCCGAGATACTCGTCCCCGAGGTTCGCGACGTCATCTGTCCGGGGAAGATAGGAACCGACGAGTGGGTCGAGGGGATGGAGGGGGCGATGGCCGCCGGCCTCGACGCGACGGCGACCATCATGTACGGCCACGTCGAGAACGAGGCTCACCGCGTCATGCACCTGAAGGTGATTCGCGACCTGCAGGACCGAACGGGCGGCATCACGGAGTTCGTCCCGCTCTCGTTCGTCCATCGGAACACCCCGCTGTACGAACGCGGACTCGTCACCGAGGGCGCCTCCGACGCCGAGGACGAACTGATGGTCGCCGTCGCGCGCCTGTTCCTCGACAACGTGGACAACGTCCAGTCCTCGTGGGTGAAGTTCGGCGACGCCAAGTCGCTGAAACTGCTCAACTGCGGCGCGAACGACTTCATGGGCACTATCCTCTCCGAGGAGATAACGAAGCGCGCGGGCGGCGACTACGGCGAGTTCCGGTCGTTCGACGACTACGTCGAGATGGTGTCGGCCATCGGCCGCCCGCCCGTCGAACGCTCGACCGACTACCGGCAGCGACGCCGTCTGGACCCCGACGACGGCCCGCACGGCCCGATGCTCGGCCCGCGCGCCGACGGGACGCCGATGGTCGCGCGCCCCGAAGACGACGGCGGCGAACCGGCGCCCGCGGACGACTGA
- a CDS encoding DUF5518 domain-containing protein has protein sequence MTQTTIDTTDREGMGFWVSALIGALVSVVASVVPFSPVLGGGVAGYLYAGSRDDGLRVGAVSGAIAAVPVLLVVGLVFGGLGLITIVENALGAAVFFVGTFLLVTLLVVALSAGLSALGGYLGVYVREEYDGGDSRRREDDDADAEAAV, from the coding sequence ATGACGCAAACTACTATCGACACGACGGACCGCGAGGGGATGGGCTTCTGGGTGAGCGCGCTCATCGGAGCGCTGGTGAGCGTCGTCGCGAGCGTCGTCCCGTTCTCGCCCGTCCTCGGGGGCGGCGTGGCGGGCTACCTGTACGCCGGGTCGCGCGACGACGGCCTCCGGGTCGGCGCCGTCTCTGGCGCCATCGCCGCGGTCCCGGTCCTCCTCGTCGTCGGCCTCGTGTTCGGCGGCCTCGGGCTGATAACCATCGTGGAGAACGCCCTCGGCGCGGCGGTGTTCTTCGTCGGGACGTTCCTGCTCGTCACCCTCCTCGTGGTGGCGCTGTCGGCCGGCCTGTCGGCCCTCGGCGGCTACCTCGGCGTCTACGTCCGCGAGGAGTACGACGGCGGCGACTCGCGCCGCCGCGAGGACGACGACGCCGACGCCGAAGCGGCCGTCTGA
- a CDS encoding Sir2 family NAD-dependent protein deacetylase — MDEQLVALAESLVAADGVSVLTGAGVSNASGVPTFRGDGGIWNDGFDPADFHVDRFESDPAGFWTDRHELHERMFGEVTGPNDAHRALARLEELGVLDVVVTQNTDGLHREAGTNRLVELHGDAARSVCVACGESVSTEAALDDVRAGTAPPTCPTVGCEGHLKPDVVLYGEDLSAAAYGSARRMARESDVFLVVGSSLTVAPASTLPEEAAARGELAVFDVAETAKDHLADYLVRGDATETLPALVEAVQARLPNEVTVGDAGGTAQEA; from the coding sequence ATGGACGAACAGCTGGTCGCACTGGCGGAGTCGCTGGTCGCGGCCGATGGGGTATCCGTGCTGACGGGCGCGGGTGTGAGCAACGCTTCGGGGGTCCCCACGTTCCGGGGGGACGGGGGAATCTGGAACGACGGGTTCGACCCGGCCGACTTCCACGTCGACCGGTTCGAGAGCGACCCCGCGGGCTTCTGGACGGACCGACACGAACTCCACGAACGGATGTTCGGCGAGGTGACCGGACCGAACGACGCCCACCGCGCCCTCGCTCGACTGGAGGAACTCGGCGTCCTCGACGTCGTGGTGACGCAGAACACCGACGGCCTGCACCGGGAGGCGGGGACGAACCGACTCGTCGAACTCCACGGCGACGCCGCGCGGTCTGTCTGCGTCGCGTGCGGGGAGTCCGTCTCGACCGAGGCCGCACTCGACGACGTTCGCGCCGGCACCGCGCCGCCGACCTGTCCGACGGTCGGCTGTGAGGGTCACCTCAAGCCCGACGTGGTGCTGTACGGAGAGGACCTCTCGGCCGCGGCGTACGGGTCGGCGCGTCGGATGGCGCGCGAGAGCGACGTGTTCCTCGTCGTCGGGTCGTCGCTGACCGTGGCCCCGGCGTCGACGCTGCCCGAGGAGGCGGCCGCGCGCGGCGAACTCGCCGTGTTCGACGTCGCGGAGACGGCGAAAGACCACCTCGCGGACTACCTCGTGCGGGGCGACGCGACGGAGACGCTCCCGGCCCTCGTCGAGGCGGTGCAGGCGCGCCTCCCGAACGAGGTGACCGTCGGCGACGCGGGCGGAACCGCACAGGAGGCGTAG
- a CDS encoding phosphoribosylaminoimidazolesuccinocarboxamide synthase → MTSVKEFEVETPPTAAALGRGRFVFTDQYSVFDWGEMPDHVPQKGASLCTMGAFNFELLDLNHVPTHYLGVVEDGEVKDLGDCESPPTEMAIELTQVPDLPYLGDGEYDYDAYHEEAGENYLIPLEIVFRNTVPVGSSLRTRGSPADYGLDADEWPEEAVELPRPVVEFSTKYEEQDRYLDRSAAEEIAGRAELDRLEELALAVNHILNERAARAGLTHEDGKIECLYHEGTIKVADVVGTFDENRFSYDGQEVSKEVVRQYYRRTDPEWVAAVGDAKERAREEGVADWRSLCEASPDHLPAPVLTAVSEMYAAGTNAYTGSDWFEAPPVEDAVDRVRDL, encoded by the coding sequence ATGACGAGCGTCAAGGAGTTCGAGGTGGAGACGCCGCCGACGGCGGCGGCACTCGGCCGGGGTCGGTTCGTGTTCACGGACCAGTACTCCGTGTTCGACTGGGGCGAGATGCCGGACCACGTCCCGCAGAAGGGCGCCTCCCTCTGTACGATGGGCGCGTTCAACTTCGAGTTGCTGGACCTGAACCACGTCCCGACGCACTACCTCGGCGTGGTGGAGGACGGCGAGGTGAAGGACCTCGGCGACTGCGAGTCGCCGCCGACGGAGATGGCCATCGAACTCACGCAGGTGCCGGACCTCCCCTACCTCGGCGACGGGGAGTACGACTACGACGCCTACCACGAGGAGGCGGGCGAGAACTACCTGATTCCGCTCGAAATCGTCTTCCGCAACACCGTCCCGGTCGGGTCCAGTCTGCGAACGCGAGGGTCGCCCGCGGACTACGGACTCGACGCCGACGAGTGGCCCGAGGAGGCCGTCGAACTGCCCCGGCCGGTCGTGGAGTTCTCCACGAAGTACGAGGAACAGGACCGCTACCTCGACCGGTCGGCGGCCGAGGAGATAGCGGGCCGCGCGGAACTCGACAGACTGGAGGAACTCGCACTCGCGGTCAACCACATCCTGAACGAACGCGCCGCCCGCGCGGGACTCACTCACGAGGACGGGAAGATAGAGTGTCTGTACCACGAGGGCACCATCAAAGTCGCCGACGTGGTGGGGACGTTCGACGAGAACCGGTTCTCCTACGACGGACAGGAGGTGTCGAAGGAGGTGGTCCGGCAGTACTACAGGCGGACCGACCCCGAGTGGGTAGCGGCCGTCGGCGACGCGAAAGAACGCGCCCGCGAGGAGGGCGTCGCCGACTGGCGGTCGCTCTGCGAGGCGTCGCCCGACCACCTGCCCGCGCCCGTCCTCACGGCCGTCTCGGAGATGTACGCCGCCGGGACGAACGCCTACACCGGGTCGGACTGGTTCGAGGCGCCGCCCGTCGAGGACGCGGTGGACCGAGTTCGCGACCTGTAG
- a CDS encoding ArsR/SmtB family transcription factor codes for MRQLLWWLIGGSRGGRNRLRIVRALHSRPRNTNQLSNDLDLNYKTVQHHLEVLEENGVVTTEGDNYGQLYFLSERMTDNLDILQEVAEQARFDDET; via the coding sequence ATGCGGCAGTTGCTCTGGTGGCTCATCGGCGGCTCCCGCGGCGGTCGAAACCGCCTTCGCATCGTCCGTGCGCTCCACTCGCGTCCGCGGAACACCAACCAGCTGTCGAACGATCTGGACCTGAACTACAAAACCGTGCAACACCACCTCGAAGTGCTCGAAGAGAACGGCGTCGTGACCACGGAGGGCGACAACTACGGACAGTTGTACTTCCTCTCCGAGCGGATGACAGACAACCTCGACATCCTGCAGGAGGTGGCCGAACAGGCCAGATTCGACGATGAGACGTGA
- a CDS encoding alpha/beta hydrolase family protein yields MRAAGVTLAAGFAGCSGLGSGTENESTGSGTATTNRSETPRPTLSRFYVGESDVGSDAVIDARAEVVAVRPDSETDRDPVVMVPGLGLSPYIYLATPDGRPGWVEHFVDAGYPVYAFNPPRNVDSGGLDTAALRNTESASLSRWSLSRAWPTWGFGPEVGEPYDDVRYPVEAVDQLVASFPAYVGTGGGGGGGRRSAATQTTAASGGQSQAGDAGGGGGTRFASSRETAALTALLDRVGPATLLVHSAGGASGFAVARSTPSLVERIVAVEPVGCPTDEAAVSQMAGDTPFMAVYGDYVADRGQTGRKSACETTAALSDEANADSRMLNLPDDGVSGNTHLLMQDDNNGAIADRILNWMAG; encoded by the coding sequence TTGCGGGCGGCAGGTGTCACACTCGCCGCGGGGTTCGCGGGGTGTAGTGGTCTCGGTAGCGGGACCGAAAACGAGTCGACCGGCTCGGGGACGGCGACGACCAACCGATCCGAGACACCCCGGCCGACGCTGAGTCGCTTCTACGTCGGGGAGTCGGACGTCGGGAGCGACGCCGTCATCGACGCCCGCGCGGAAGTCGTCGCCGTGCGTCCCGACTCGGAGACGGACCGCGACCCCGTCGTGATGGTGCCCGGACTGGGTCTCTCGCCGTACATCTACCTCGCGACGCCCGACGGTCGCCCCGGCTGGGTGGAGCACTTCGTCGACGCCGGATACCCGGTGTACGCGTTCAATCCGCCGCGAAACGTGGACTCGGGAGGGCTGGATACCGCTGCGCTCCGGAACACGGAGTCCGCGTCGCTCTCCCGGTGGTCGCTGTCTCGCGCGTGGCCGACGTGGGGGTTCGGTCCCGAGGTGGGCGAACCGTACGACGACGTTCGATACCCCGTCGAAGCGGTCGACCAACTCGTCGCCTCCTTCCCGGCGTACGTCGGCACGGGCGGCGGCGGAGGCGGGGGCCGGCGGTCGGCCGCGACGCAGACGACGGCCGCGAGCGGTGGACAGAGTCAGGCCGGTGACGCCGGCGGTGGTGGTGGAACGCGGTTCGCCTCGTCGCGAGAGACCGCCGCGCTGACGGCGCTCTTGGACCGCGTCGGTCCGGCGACGCTCCTCGTCCACTCGGCGGGTGGCGCGTCCGGATTCGCCGTGGCGCGGTCCACGCCCTCGCTGGTCGAGCGCATCGTCGCGGTCGAACCGGTCGGCTGTCCGACCGACGAAGCCGCCGTCTCGCAGATGGCCGGTGACACTCCGTTCATGGCCGTCTACGGCGATTACGTCGCCGACCGCGGACAGACGGGACGGAAGTCGGCGTGCGAAACGACGGCCGCGCTGTCGGACGAGGCGAACGCCGACTCTCGGATGCTGAACCTCCCCGACGACGGGGTGTCCGGAAACACGCACCTCCTGATGCAGGACGACAACAACGGCGCCATCGCCGACCGAATCCTGAACTGGATGGCGGGGTGA
- a CDS encoding outer membrane protein assembly factor BamB family protein — MPSTSAPSPGDSSPTRRRFLATTGTALAVGTAGCTDLRERYFPRTHRSDADLSGPDGPWPTLGHDARRTGSTPATGPGRDARLARRHGSNHHPNRQAVVGADVLLFTVRRWVEREGGEPFSGVVAVDREGSERWRLRTRPDMGVPTVIGRTVFVEDTDGTRAVDAETGDVRWRYRSGYGFPHVSPAVRDGRVYVGGRRFLALDAVTGERLWRTAEEMPAVQTCAAGDGVVVVSNGYNENGGGLFCLDAADGSVRWESSVRTVHQPAAVGDDACYAVDDEGSLHAVSLADGAVLWSRRGVSTNHASQYEQPVLADGRVVVGRWDGPLTAYDSATGETAWTAGPADERHHVPVVADDGIYAVTREGTVSETGFDGAERWRRTVDVTVTAPPSLADGTLYLGGRTGGDVDEWAGGFYRFG, encoded by the coding sequence ATGCCCTCCACGTCCGCGCCGTCTCCCGGTGACAGTTCCCCCACGCGCCGCCGATTTCTCGCTACGACCGGCACCGCACTCGCCGTCGGAACCGCCGGCTGTACCGACCTCCGAGAGCGCTACTTCCCGCGCACGCACCGGAGCGACGCCGACCTCTCCGGGCCTGACGGGCCGTGGCCGACGCTCGGACACGACGCGCGTCGAACGGGTTCGACGCCCGCGACCGGACCGGGTCGGGACGCCCGACTCGCCCGCCGCCACGGGTCGAACCACCACCCGAACAGGCAGGCGGTCGTCGGGGCCGACGTCCTCCTGTTCACGGTGCGTCGGTGGGTCGAACGCGAGGGCGGGGAACCGTTCTCGGGCGTCGTCGCCGTCGATCGCGAGGGGTCCGAGCGCTGGCGTCTGCGGACACGACCGGACATGGGCGTCCCGACGGTGATCGGACGGACCGTCTTCGTGGAGGACACCGACGGGACGCGCGCCGTGGACGCCGAGACGGGGGACGTTCGCTGGCGCTATCGGAGCGGATACGGCTTCCCGCACGTCTCGCCCGCCGTCCGCGACGGCCGCGTGTACGTCGGCGGGAGGCGGTTCCTCGCCCTCGACGCCGTGACCGGCGAGCGACTGTGGCGGACCGCCGAGGAGATGCCGGCCGTGCAGACGTGCGCCGCGGGCGACGGCGTCGTCGTCGTCTCGAACGGCTACAACGAGAACGGCGGCGGCCTGTTCTGCCTCGACGCCGCCGACGGGAGCGTGCGCTGGGAGTCGTCGGTGCGGACCGTCCACCAACCGGCCGCCGTCGGCGACGACGCCTGCTACGCGGTCGACGACGAGGGGTCGCTGCACGCCGTCTCGCTGGCCGACGGCGCGGTGCTGTGGTCGCGCCGTGGCGTCTCGACGAACCACGCCTCGCAGTACGAACAACCGGTGCTCGCCGACGGCCGCGTCGTCGTCGGGCGGTGGGACGGTCCGCTGACGGCCTACGACTCGGCGACGGGCGAGACGGCGTGGACCGCCGGCCCCGCGGACGAACGGCACCACGTGCCCGTCGTCGCCGACGACGGAATCTACGCCGTCACCCGCGAGGGAACCGTCTCCGAGACGGGGTTCGACGGCGCGGAACGGTGGCGGCGGACGGTGGACGTGACGGTGACCGCGCCGCCGTCGCTGGCGGACGGGACGCTCTACCTCGGCGGGCGAACGGGCGGCGACGTGGACGAGTGGGCGGGCGGGTTCTACCGGTTCGGCTGA